Proteins found in one Melospiza georgiana isolate bMelGeo1 chromosome 1, bMelGeo1.pri, whole genome shotgun sequence genomic segment:
- the GTPBP4 gene encoding GTP-binding protein 4, giving the protein MALYNFKKITVVPSAKDFIDLTLSKTQRKTPTVIHKHYQIHRIRHFYMRKVKFTQQNYHDRLTQILTDFPKLDDIHPFYADLMNVLYDKDHYKLALGQINIAKNLIDNVAKDYVRLMKYGDSLYRCKQLKRAALGRMCTIIKRQKQSLEYLEQVRQHLSRLPTIDPNTRTLLLCGYPNVGKSSFINKVTRADVEVQPYAFTTKSLFVGHMDYKYLRWQVVDTPGILDHPLEDRNTIEMQAITALAHLRAAVLYVMDVSEQCGHSLEEQVELFRNIKPLFANKPLIIVANKCDVKRISELPEDSQKIFEAFEAEGFSVIETSTLTEEGVIQVKTEACDRLLAHRVDTKMKGNKVNEVLNRLHLAMPTKRDNKERLPFIPEGVVARKKRMEVDTPKRKLERDIELEMGDDYILDLQKYWDLMNSSEKYDKIPEIWEGHNILDYIDPDIMRKLEELEKEEELREAAGEYDSEPESEDEEMMEIRQLARKIREKKKLKILQSKEKDVHGPRMPRTAKKVQRKVLEKEMTDLGLDMTNKDDAHYVRRSRSTTRKRKRDESEPPRSVSRSRSCSRTPRDVSGLRDEKMVKKVKIMAKKAQKKMNRLGRKGEADRHIFNLKPRHLLTGKRKSGKTQRR; this is encoded by the exons ATGGCGCTCTACAACTTCAAGAAGATCACGGTGGTTCCGTCTGCCAAG GACTTCATAGACTTGACATTGTCAAAGACTCAGCGAAAGACCCCAACTGTCATTCACAAACATTACCAAATCCATCGGATTCGACATTTTTATATGCGAAAAGTCAAATTTACTCAGCAAAATTACCATGACAGACTCACTCAGATCTTAACAGATTTCCCGAAGTTAGAT GATATTCATCCTTTCTACGCAGACCTGATGAATGTCCTGTATGACAAAGACCACTACAAGCTGGCTTTGGGGCAGATCAATATTGCCAAGAACCTGATTGACAA tgtgGCCAAGGACTACGTGAGGCTGATGAAGTACGGCGACTCCCTGTACCGCTGCAAGCAGCTCAAACGCGCCGCCCTGGGCCGCATGTGCACCATCATCAAGAGACAGAAACAGAGCCTGGAGTATTTGGAGCAAG TACGACAGCATTTGTCTCGTTTGCCAACCATTGATCCCAATACACGAACTCTTCTGCTGTGTGGCTACCCAAATGTTGGGAAATCCAGCTTTATAAATAAG GTTACAAGAGCAGATGTAGAAGTGCAGCCTTATGCCTTTACCACGAAATCTCTCTTTGTGGGACATATGGATTATAAGTATCTACGTTGGCAG GTGGTGGACACTCCTGGTATTTTGGATCACCCCCTGGAGGACAGGAACACCATTGAGATGCAGGCTATCACTGCCCTGGCACATCTGCGTGCGGCCGTGCTCTACGTCATGGATGTGTCTGAGCagtgtgggcacagcctggaggagcaggtgGAGCTCTTCAGAAATATCAAGCCATTGTTTGCTAACAAG CCACTTATAATTGTTGCAAACAAATGCGATGTGAAGAGGATTTCAGAACTTCCTGAAGACAGCCAG aaaatatttgagGCTTTTGAAGCAGAAGGATTTTCTGTAATAGAGACAAGTACACTAACTGAAGAAGGTGTAATCCAAGTTAAAACAGAG GCCTGTGACAGACTGTTGGCCCATCGTGTTGATActaaaatgaaaggaaataaagtgAATGAAGTACTGAATAGATTACACTTGGCCATGCCAACCAAAAGAGATAACAAG GAGCGACTGCCTTTTATACCTGAAGGAGTAGTAGCTCGTAAGAAGCGCATGGAAGTGGACACTCCCAAGAGGAAATTG GAGAGAGATATTGAACTTGAGATGGGAGATGATTATATTTTGGATCTGCAGA AATACTGGGACTTAATGAATTCATCTGAGAAATATGATAAGATTCCAGAGATATGGGAAGGCCATAATATACTTGACTACATTGATCCTGATATAATGAGA AAACTAGAAGAattggaaaaagaagaagagctgagagaagctgctggagaATATGACAGTGAACCAGAAAGTGAAGATGAAGAAATGATGGAAATCAGACAGTTGGCAAGGAAAATCcgagaaaagaagaaactgaaaatccTGCAGTCAAAGGAGAAAGATGTTCATGGTCCAAGGATGCCCAGAACAGCTAAAAAG GTCCAGAGGAAGGTGTTAGAGAAAGAAATGACTGATCTGGGACTTGACATGACTAATAAAGATGAT GCCCATTACGTGAGGAGGTCGCGCAGCACCACGAGGAAGCGCAAGCGCGATGAGTCGGAGCCGCCGCGGTCGGTGTCGCGCAGCCGCAGCTGCTCTCGCACGCCGCGGGACGTGTCCGGCCTGCGGGATGAAAAG atGGTGAAGAAGGTCAAGATCATGGCAAAGAAAGctcaaaagaaaatgaatcGCCTGGGCAGGAAAGGAGAGGCAGACAGGCACATTTTTAACTTGAAGCCAAGACATCTGCTGACTGGGAAGAGGAAATCTGGCAAAACACAGAGAAGATAA
- the IDI1 gene encoding isopentenyl-diphosphate Delta-isomerase 1 isoform X2, with protein MWGSRSGSVGRQRSGTCATIRMPEVNTDHLDEQQVQLLAEMCILIDENDNKIGAETKKNCHLNENIDKGLLHRAFSVFLFNTENKLLLQQRSNAKITFPDCFTNTCCSHPLSHPQELEENDAIGVRRAAQRRLKAELGIPMEQVPPEDISYLTRIHYKAKSDGIWGEHEIDYILFVQKDVTLNPDPNEIQSYCYVTQKELKQLLDKAARNEVKITPWFKLIAETFLFKWWDNLNNLNKFVEHEKIHRM; from the exons ATGTGGGGCTCCCGGAGCGGCTCTGTCGGAAGACAGCGAAG TGGAACGTGTGCTACCATCAGGATGCCTGAAGTAAACACAGATCACCTGGATgagcagcaggtgcagctctTGGCAGAGATGTGCATCCTTATCGATGAAAATGACAATAAGATTGGAGCAGAGACCAAGAAAAACTGTCACTTGAATGAAAACATTGACAAAG gtTTGCTGCACCGAGCTTTCAGTGTTTTCTtatttaatacagaaaataaactgctgctgcagcagaggtcaaatgcaaaaattacatttccag ATTGTTTCACCAACACTTGTTGCAGTCACCCTCTGAGCCACCCACAGGAACTGGAAGAAAACGATGCCATTGGTGTTCGGAGAGCAGCGCAGAGACggctgaaggcagagctgggaattccCATGGAGCAG GTACCTCCAGAAGACATCTCCTACCTGACTCGAATTCACTACAAGGCCAAGTCTGATGGCATCTGGGGGGAACATGAGATAGACTATATCTTATTTGTGCAGAAGGATGTGACACTGAATCCTGACCCCAACGAGATCCAGAGCTACTGCTACGTGACACAGAAAGAACTGAAACAGCTCCTGGACAAAGCTGCCAGGAATGAAGTTAAGATTACTCCATGGTTCAAGCTGATAGCAGAGACCTTTCTTTTTAAGTGGTGGGATAACTTGAATAACTTGAACAAATTTGTTGAGCATGAAAAAATACACCGAATGTGA
- the IDI1 gene encoding isopentenyl-diphosphate Delta-isomerase 1 isoform X1, translating to MWRALLRAGSAAPRSGPGVRGERRGPSARTASGTCATIRMPEVNTDHLDEQQVQLLAEMCILIDENDNKIGAETKKNCHLNENIDKGLLHRAFSVFLFNTENKLLLQQRSNAKITFPDCFTNTCCSHPLSHPQELEENDAIGVRRAAQRRLKAELGIPMEQVPPEDISYLTRIHYKAKSDGIWGEHEIDYILFVQKDVTLNPDPNEIQSYCYVTQKELKQLLDKAARNEVKITPWFKLIAETFLFKWWDNLNNLNKFVEHEKIHRM from the exons ATGTGGCGCGCGCTGCTCCGGGCCGGGAGCGCGGCCCCTCGGAGCGGCCCCGGCGTGAGGGGAGAGCGGCGGGGGCCGAGCGCACGGACTGCGAG TGGAACGTGTGCTACCATCAGGATGCCTGAAGTAAACACAGATCACCTGGATgagcagcaggtgcagctctTGGCAGAGATGTGCATCCTTATCGATGAAAATGACAATAAGATTGGAGCAGAGACCAAGAAAAACTGTCACTTGAATGAAAACATTGACAAAG gtTTGCTGCACCGAGCTTTCAGTGTTTTCTtatttaatacagaaaataaactgctgctgcagcagaggtcaaatgcaaaaattacatttccag ATTGTTTCACCAACACTTGTTGCAGTCACCCTCTGAGCCACCCACAGGAACTGGAAGAAAACGATGCCATTGGTGTTCGGAGAGCAGCGCAGAGACggctgaaggcagagctgggaattccCATGGAGCAG GTACCTCCAGAAGACATCTCCTACCTGACTCGAATTCACTACAAGGCCAAGTCTGATGGCATCTGGGGGGAACATGAGATAGACTATATCTTATTTGTGCAGAAGGATGTGACACTGAATCCTGACCCCAACGAGATCCAGAGCTACTGCTACGTGACACAGAAAGAACTGAAACAGCTCCTGGACAAAGCTGCCAGGAATGAAGTTAAGATTACTCCATGGTTCAAGCTGATAGCAGAGACCTTTCTTTTTAAGTGGTGGGATAACTTGAATAACTTGAACAAATTTGTTGAGCATGAAAAAATACACCGAATGTGA